ACTTACacactttaactgaaataataGTTTTGCCAAGAACAAAGCATTTGTACATTAGAGAGTAGTTTTACTTAAAGGACACAAATACTTCTCCCACCACTGATCCCAAGTCTGTTCATCAACAACTGATCAGGGCCTTTGTTCCAATCAACCAAATAGGATTGTTTCTTCAAGGCAGGATGCACATTGTAATGGTGCTGGGATCCAGTTACAGTGTAatccactgtttctcaagcctggtcctggagtaccactgccctgcatgttttagacgtatccctgctccagcacacctgattcaaatgaatggctcgttatcaggcttcagcagagcccagtaacgagctgagcatttgaatcaggtgtgctggagcacggaaacatctaaaacatgcagggcagtggtactccaggaccaggattgagaaacactggtGTAATCAAGTGACTGTAACGTACTTGCTGAAAAAAGTGGATTTAGTATGAAGTAGTATTCATATTGAGATGATTCAGATCCTCTGACCACTCTGTCATATCATGGATCCCCTCCCTTATCCGCAGATCTCTCCATCAGGCAGGACCTCGCTTTTTTCCAACTTCTGCTCATTAACAAGGGGATTATAGCGGGTGGTGTTTTAAGGAGTGAATGACTCAGAAGACTTGCTCCATAGGTCTTGGTTAGAAAGACTGCCATTGTGTGGTGATAGTAGTGTCCGTGTGGAGGCTGCAGCACTGTTCCCATGACAGAAATCATTCCCTCTTACAGTATATCTGTGGTATTCTGCGATTCTGACCTTGTCGTTGAGCGGATTCAACACTTCAGTGTGGCAAGTGTTTGAGGAGCCCTCCGCTGTGGTGAGAAAATGACAGCATCCTCTGAGAATGGGAAGGGGCAATAAACCGAGGGGGAGGCTACTTACATAGGCAGGCTACACAGAAATTGCTTACTTACTGCAAGGTAGCTAATCTCTCGTTAATCCACGGTacttacccacacacacactgactgcaccTTTTGTGTGGTCGCACagagaaagtgtttttctgtggcCGGGGGTCGGGAGGAAAGGCTGGTCTGATTCAGGACATTCCCAGGAGCGCTGGAAAGAAATGAGGACACTGAACAGCTCatgcattgtgtgtgcgtgtgtgtgtgtatgtgtgtgtctgtggatgtgtattactcatgttgtggggacataaatctatTTGCACAGCCACATAGTGGGGAgtcgccttccttatggggagAAAACACAAGTCCTCATATTATAAATCATTAAGATTTTTGGGTGAACACTAAGGTTAAAGGTTAGGGTTTGGTAAgtagtgtgtgtgcatgtgtgtgcgtgtgtgtgtctttactgtAGTGTACACAGTCATGTTCaggaaaaatgtttgtttttgcacgAGGCGACATCAagtaaaaaatgtgaacatcaaGTAAAAAATGTGAACTGTGAAGCTGCTTTGTTGGATGATGCTGTGATAACAGGATGTTATGAATTTAGATAAATTAGATTCATGTGCCACTCACACAGCATCCATACAAGACAATTGCTCATTTCTGCATTTGTCTTTATGTTGTGCAGTACGTTTCCCTTGTCAGCACATCTCCAAATGATCATTTCTCAATAATGTGAAATCACTACAATGAGCTTCAACATCCATATTTgctttgtggtttgttttctgcttgcCCTCTCACCAGCCTGGGCATGGATTACTCATACAACAGGAAATAATGACGCCAAGGTCCATTAAGTGGGACGGCAGGACATCATATCAGCATTAATCTGCCACTTAGCAGAGCAGCCCTGGGAgcgagagacagggagggaagacagagagagagagaatatgaTTTTCAGCTCTTCCCAGCTGGACTCAGGCTTTTAATTTTtatgattgtatttttttatgatataaaACTTGGTCAAAACGTCTGGCAGAAACAAAGTGATTCTGGTGATCCCATGACTTTCCTCTTCCACCACAATCAGGACAAATCTTCTGTTTTCAGGTCTCTTCGCTTTTTCCTCATAAACACATAATTACTCGCTGTACATGTTAAAGTCACAAAGTCTAAAATTATTGGATCACTTTATGCTCCTGAGTGGGAGATGAGTCATCAGGAATATATGACTTCTataggaagagaaaaaaaagggattttcatttttttttttattagaaaatgtattttgtattcCTCTGTGTCTTAATTCAGAACTCTGGCTAGTTCAACAGACTTTACTGCCATATCTGGTTAAAGGATGACAAACTGGACAACAGCAGGGCACAGAACAGGATAGCAGAATCCTTTTGTTATAATGTAATTGAAAGAAATTGGTCAGAGATGCTTATTCATTGAtttatgacagaaaaataacattgaAGAGTAGACTTCACCATCAGTGTTGTTTAAAGGGCCCTTCTTTCTTCACTGCACATGTTTTACAAGACCTTTTTCTTGAAAAAATTTGTCTGGAAATTATCAAACAGCCATGTGTAAGCCTACAGTCATACAGTCTCTAACCAAACCCGACAAAAAGCTGCCTGCAGGACTCATGACTACAGTAACCCTGCTCACAGACTTGTCTGTGCTTCAAGACGTGCTTTATTGCGTGAAAAGGACTCTGGACTTATTTGATGGGTACACCTCTGACGTGATTACGTTTACGTAAAAAGAATTATGATTTACACTTCAAACTGAAATCTGAACCTTTATTTTATATATCAGTCAACTGCAAACCAGACGACGTTATTTACAGGGCCGCTATCACAATTAGTTTCTATGGTGTCCAGCGGCCCCTAGTGTCATTAAATAATAAACGGCCCTTCAATTATAGCTGTCCTAGAAAATTCCTGAAGGACCCTTGATTTAACTCAATTTGAAATATGTAATTATCAGATAGTCATTTTAAATAATCACGCCTATTTCATTACACACTACACTGTATTACTGTATTTTCATAAACTGGTAATAATGTTGCATTTGTTCTAGTCTCAGCCCAGAGTAATTGGTCGTCCCGCTACTTGCCTGATCAGAATTATTTTATCAGCTGCTCTGGTTCTGGATTGAGGTTGGCTGGCTAGCTACTCTGGGTCCCCGCTGTCAGTTGTTGAGAGCGGTGACAGTTGAAAATACTGTTCTCTTCTTAGCTGTGCGCTGAATACAATCGCCACGATGTTTGAGGAGGCTAGTGAAGTGTTTGATAACATGTTTAAATCCTCATTTCCCCTTACCTTCATTGTATTTATCCCCGCGGTGCTGATCCTGGTGTCACCGTTGCCGGCCGAGGCGGCACATGAGTTCACGGTATACCGCATGCAGCAGTACGACCTGCAGGGACAGCCGTACGGTAAGACAGCTATTTCTTTATTGTATCACACCGGAATAAATGAAAGCATTACCGCCTTAACTAGACCAGAAATTAAATCGATCTCCAACAGCTAACTCAGGTTAGCCTCGTTGTTGTCTCCAGCTAACGTCAAGTTAATCTGAACCAGTACCAGTTCAATGACAGCATGCAGTGTAGCgctagctaactgctaacataGCTTAGCTTTGCTCGTAAGCAGTATCAAGCTAGCTCTCCTCGTACAAGGATATCAAGACCATTACTCCTTAAAGTTAAACCTGACCTTAATTCTTGAGTGTGTATCCCTTTGTTAAACTGTACCCATTGATTAACACATACAATACATCATTACATTAGcaatattgtaaaaaaaaagaaatacatttaactTAAACGGGGCAGACACAAAACGCAGGCTTGCAGAATTTGCAAGTTGTTATTGATAATAAAATTGATTTATGGACTTTTTAAATGGCTTATAACTGTATGTATGCGAGGATTGAGCTCCCTTGTCCAGGTTATAGTAAGGCAACATTTTGTcaaggagaaaatgaaggatGGCAAaatcatcttcctctctccacaAGCCTCACATTGGAACAAGGGAAAGAAATTGCAACAGGGACTTAACATTGTTTCATTCTAAGAAGTATGATAAGTAGCCATGGCTATTTCTGTGCCAAGTTTtggatgaaaatgaatgaatgctgccAGACTTGACAAAGAGATCAACCAAAACCAGCCCTGTTGTTATGGTCTGACGTCCTGAGTGACATATGCTCTATTTCCACCTTAGCATTAGTTTGTCTATATGGGGAAATTTAGGGGTTGGTGATATGGCCAAAAtctgtcactttgtgtgtgattttataTCACAATACAGCAATTGTTCTCTAAATTCAATTCCAAAATAGTTTAAATAAACATACCAATAAATCAAAACCATGTCCACACGACAGATGCAACTCTTTTAGTAACAAGTTCTTCTCCCTCATCTTGGGTTAGTTGGGCTGCCTCCTGCTCTGTATTTACaatttccctctcctcccccatgCTTTTTTgtcactgtcctcctctgtgacGGTTGGCAAACCAACTTAGAAGTGCATTACCACGACCAACTGTCACACTCACATCAACGTAAAAACATGGTaagcagtcctgctgctcaAATCATATTACCGCATGAGGCAGCTGGGTTCATGAGATCACAAGATAAAGTAAAAATCCTGCTCTGGTTTGCTTCATAGCCTGCCCCAAATATATAGCAGAGACTCTAAGAGATAGCTCCTGTGTTGGAAACAGCTTTGCCAAATCTCTACCAGTGAATTAATTTCCACATTAGAGTATATACTGCCCAACCCTAATGCCTATTGATTCATCTCAGTCTCTATTTAACAGCTCTAGTGCTTTAAAAGCAGGATCATTTTTCTTGTTGTCCTGAAGACAGGATTCGTTGTTTCATAATTGATGATCAGCGTGTTTTGGTGCCCTCAGGTACCAGGAATGCCATCCTGAACACTGAGGCCCGTACTGTGGAGGCAGAGGTACTAAGTCGTCGCTGTGTCATCATGCGGCTGGTAGACTTCTCCTATGAAGAGTACCAGAAAGCCCTGCGCCAGTCAGCTGGGGCTGTGGTCATCATCCTGCCCAAGAACATGTCTGCTGTGCCCCAGGACATAGTGCAGGTAATTGCACACTTGTTTGTCACAGTTAGCAATTTCTGGTAGTGTTGAGCGATTCACATTAAGTGAATGTGATCCAGAGCTAAACAGCACAAGTAGAAGAAAAATTATAGCCATCCACACTTGTGTTGTCAGTCTTCATGCATGATACAAGTCCTTTATTAGTCCTGCTAAACTTTTTTTGAGATTCCTGACCAGTGTCCTTCACCACAATCACACAGTCAGCCACAAGCTCTGTTTTGGGTTGAATTTGTTTGTGTTACATGTCTTGCTGTAGGGCACCTCAGCAGTAGTAAGAACAAGTGTTGTTCCAGCACGTAGTTTTTTTGACAGTGAGATCTCTGATCTATATTTTTGAAGCTTAGTGTGAAGTCCTGAAGTTGCAGAGAACAATGTCGTCCTAACCCTTTCATGGAGATCGGCTATTATCTCACTAAAGGACTCGGCATGAGTTATGACAAATTAGACCTCCTGCCTTGTGAGTGGGATCATTAGCCTTCTGGAAAGCAGAAGTGGTAGGCATCAGATGAGTTATTCATTTGGTTGCATAAGTAATTTCCGTTTCAGGTGAATTATTATAGAAAAGCTCGGTTCATTTGTATTGcagttttttctcctctttgccACTGTAGCTGTCATGTCATTCCTCTCAAAACATGAGCAGTGCTGAACATGCAGGGTTGAAGGAATTGaagcacattttccttttcagttttgATCCGTCAGCATCTCAAGCTAACAGTCAGAGTTGGGTGTGTTAGCTTGTTAATCAtgctgtcccccccccccccccggtttgtttttgttgtgcagCAGTTCATGGAGCTGGAGCCGGAGATGTTGGCCACTGAGACCATCGTCCCCGTCTACTTTGCCATGGAGGACGATGAGCTGCTGTCCATCTACACCCAaaccctcacctcctcctcctcacagggcTCCTTATCAGCAGCTGAAGGTAGACAGTTATTCACTCTAGACTGTTTGTCAGCCATGCATAGTTAAGATAAACACAAATGCATTAATGATTTAAAATCTTATAGAgagattttatgttttctgttggttttctgcagtgctgctgcataCGGCCACAGCCAACGGCTTCCAGATGGTCACCAGTGGAGCTCAGAGTAAAGCCATCAGTGACTGGGCCATCACCAGTTTAGAGGTGAGAGACTGAACCACAATCTGACGGCAGTTTAAGCACACAGAATCACGTAGCAATATTCACTCACTAGTAAGATTAGAAAGTCTTTCCAAGGTGTTGGTTTTTGCAGATTATGGACTGCAGTATTGCAAACTCAGTGTTCTTATGTATAATATGTGTTTTGTACCAGCAGTTTGTGTACACAGAAATACCCTCAGAAGCACCAGGCGGAGGGTTGCATGATAACATTATAGTAACATTAGGCAGAACAGGGGCTTGGTGGTTAGCACACAGCAGGAATGTCCTGGTTttacctctgtctctgtcctttctGTGGAAAATTGTAGTTGGCGAAGTTTTCCTCTGGGTGCTGGATCCAGCTTCCTCCAGGCTGAGTGTTCAATTACcgttgtgtgttttattagaTAGAAAGTATGTCTTTAATAGGTGATAATCAGTTGATGTTCTGTGTGGATGATGTGAACTGAGGGGCCCCGCTTAGGCTAGTCATGTACTGATCTTAGGCTAAGTATCTGATTTTCAAGAAAAGGAATAACCGGCAGTCTTTGGAAGACCCCAGAGGGCCGTTTCCAGCTTACCGCTGTTCTGACGGCGTTTCCTTTCCTTAATCCTTTAAGATTCTCTGGCTGAGAAAATATTCTTTGTGTTAAAGATTTTAAACTTGTTTGTCAAGTCTGATGTTTGAGAAAAAGATTAAAAGGGAGGCTGGGGTTCTACCTGTTGACAAGGCAAATGTTAACTGGGGCATTGATGACTTGACTTTTTAGGCTTGTTTTGAGGCTTTTTGCCCAGGTGATAAACCAATACTTTACAGAATGTTAGTTACCAAACATTTTGAGTCGGCTTTGCTTAAGAAAAGGCTTTCACAAACGAGCCCCGTCTTCAAAATATCAAGGATCCACTTGTGAGGTGGACGGAGACGGTCCTCTGGTACCTGGAGCAGTGACCTTCAGTGTTGTGCTGTCAGGCTAGGGAAgtgttgtgtgttcagcctGCATGTGGGTGGGCACAAATCctgcaacaaaaacagttgTATGGACTGAAAGTCTGGAATTTTTTAATCCAGATGGATTTACACACAGTATCTAGCCTGGTGGCCTGGCAGGACTTAAAACTGCTGGGTGCTAAGCTTTTTTCCCTATGCTCTGATGGTCAAATTTGAGTTAAAATTATGGTAATAAGTCTTCCACCCTTAACAAAGAGCTTAATGAGATTAATGTTCAGTGTGATGAGTGTCAttcttcagctgttttcattcagactTTCCAAGAATCGATCACTGCAGTATTTCTGTCCCTTTGTCTTTCCCAAGAGTTAGTGAAGGGATTTGGACGACTTTGATCACTGCTTGAAGATCATTTTTAGATCAAACAATTTGAGGCAGAAACGGCGCAAAACAAAGCAGGCGTGAAGTGTTAGTTCAAGACTTTTTCATCTGAGCTTTGTGTTAAAACCAGAAGGAGAAAGTGGTTTAGTCACACTGCAGGGGATTAGGAGACGGAGCGAGGTTTTTCTCGGAGGTCTGTGGTCAGGAGGTCGGCTGTGACTGTAACCCGCTGCAACTCTGCACTGTCACGCTGCCAGCCTCAAGTTTAATACACACAGTGCCGTTGGTTTAGTGGAATATAACATTTTAGATATTCTGGGTTTTTTTATTCTATGTAACTTGCAGGGTTAAGCAGTACTCTTGAAAGTTTTGAAAAGCCATTATGTTTTCAAGGTTAGGAGTATGCTTAAATTTAAATAAGCAATAAGCAAAGGAGGACAATCTGGACCATACAGAAGCCCTCACTACACTTATACAATGCTTAAAGAAGGGAATACAAGTATTCAGGCACCCGGACTCCCAAGATGCTTGATTTTCAACATCTTGAAAATCTTGTTTCATCTGCACAATCACTcctaaaaagcaaaaatcattCCATACTTGAAATCAATTCTGTAAGCTTTACTTTTTGCAGTTGCCTTTGTAGCAACAATTTAGATGTGATGATAAAGGCTTGGAGAAATGTTTGGTGTAGGTGCATGAATTCTGAATCCTGAACTTGCCTAACGGCGCTGTTTTTATTCACCAGGGCCGTCTGGCTGGAGTCGGAGGAGAGGACCTGCCCACTATTGTCATGGTTGCTCACTACGACTCTTTTGGAGTCGCTCCAGTACGTTCACTGCTTCTTCTCTCCTGCAAATAAACCCTGGCTctttgaaaacacacaggagctcTAGCAGCTGAAGACACACTTTGTCAGCAAATATCTGTAGAATTTAGTTTAATGTGACGCTTTATTTAGTCACCAAGCTGGACAGTTTGAGCAAAACATTTATACAGTTGTAGCTCATGAAATGACGCAGTCATGCAACACAAGCGAAACGAGAGCTGGCCGGGACGGTGatctgactgtgtttgtgtgttgttgtgtgcagTGGCTGTCGTACGGAGCGGACTCAAACGGTAGTGGAGTGTCCATGTTATTAGAGCTGGCTCGTCTCTTCTCAAAACTTTACACCTACAAGAGGACACACGCGGGGTGAGTAATGATACCAGCGCTCACATTCGGACTGTTTGTGGATCTGTCATGAGCCTCAAATAGCTGCTAAACGCTTTTCATGCATCCTATTATTTTGCATGTTGATGTCAACACCTCAGTGAAGCTCCATGCTGCATGCTCTCTCTATGCATTGTACTGCATATAGGAAATATAGAAGAGCTATTGATGGCTGACCTGAGTGGTTCATCTGAGCACAAGATAAAGTGTATTTGTTACATCTATTGCATTTATTGTCCTTCTTCAAATGCTTTTTGAGAACTACATTGAACATTATCCGTGCACTCTGCTGGCAGGAAGGATCACATCCGATTGTGTTATAACCCTTAAAGGGGTCATTAATATGGTACATGCTCAGTCTTATGCCTTAATGCGCTTCATAGTAGCTGAGCGCATGGACTGCTGACAGCGATTAGTAAAGGAGTAATGGATGTCCCCCAAGTTGTCTGTGCAGGTTTAAAGCCACTACTCATTTGGTTCATCTATTTTAAGATTTCTCAAAAACCCTAATATTCACCAATTCCAACTGTAGTCTGTGTGTCTATACATCCCAGTACCACGTATCCTCCTCCATCATTTTCCCTCAGACGAGTTCCCTTGTAGATTTGACTCATTTGTGAATCATGTTGTGTGTTCAGGTACAACCTGCTGTTCTTCGTGTCTGGTGGGGGGAAGTTTAACTACCAGGGCACCAAGCGTTGGCTGGAGGACAATCTGGACCATACAGGTACTGCTCACTGCTCTACAGTGCTTAAAGA
This DNA window, taken from Chelmon rostratus isolate fCheRos1 chromosome 4, fCheRos1.pri, whole genome shotgun sequence, encodes the following:
- the ncln gene encoding nicalin-1 isoform X1; amino-acid sequence: MFEEASEVFDNMFKSSFPLTFIVFIPAVLILVSPLPAEAAHEFTVYRMQQYDLQGQPYGTRNAILNTEARTVEAEVLSRRCVIMRLVDFSYEEYQKALRQSAGAVVIILPKNMSAVPQDIVQQFMELEPEMLATETIVPVYFAMEDDELLSIYTQTLTSSSSQGSLSAAEVLLHTATANGFQMVTSGAQSKAISDWAITSLEGRLAGVGGEDLPTIVMVAHYDSFGVAPWLSYGADSNGSGVSMLLELARLFSKLYTYKRTHAGYNLLFFVSGGGKFNYQGTKRWLEDNLDHTDSSLLQDNVAFVLCLDTLGNGDSLHLHVSKPPKEGTPQYALLRELEMVVASQYPEVKFSMVHKKINLADDMLAWEHERFGIRRLPAFTLSHLPSHRLAQRSSIMDVRSVSPSSRHGAGEPPAGPHVDVKKLSRNTKVVAEALARVIYNLTEKGAPGDLQIFTEQMQVQEEQLSAVVDWLTAQPRAAQLVDKDSSVVSTLEYHLGHYLKDVKRHYVKADKRDPEFVFYDQLKQTMNAYRVKPAIFDLLLAVCIAAYLGMMYLAIQNFGVLYSVVRRITQPKTKAH
- the ncln gene encoding nicalin-1 isoform X3, giving the protein MFEEASEVFDNMFKSSFPLTFIVFIPAVLILVSPLPAEAAHEFTVYRMQQYDLQGQPYGTRNAILNTEARTVEAEVLSRRCVIMRLVDFSYEEYQKALRQSAGAVVIILPKNMSAVPQDIVQQFMELEPEMLATETIVPVYFAMEDDELLSIYTQTLTSSSSQGSLSAAEVLLHTATANGFQMVTSGAQSKAISDWAITSLEGRLAGVGGEDLPTIVMVAHYDSFGVAPWLSYGADSNGSGVSMLLELARLFSKLYTYKRTHAGYNLLFFVSGGGKFNYQGTKRWLEDNLDHTDSSLLQDNVAFVLCLDTLGNGDSLHLHVSKPPKEGTPQYALLRELEMVVASQYPEVKFSMVHKKINLADDMLAWEHERFGIRRLPAFTLSHLPSHRLAQRSSIMDVRPHVDVKKLSRNTKVVAEALARVIYNLTEKGAPGDLQIFTEQMQVQEEQLSAVVDWLTAQPRAAQLVDKDSSVVSTLEYHLGHYLKDVKRHYVKADKRDPEFVFYDQLKQTMNAYRVKPAIFDLLLAVCIAAYLGMMYLAIQNFGVLYSVVRRITQPKTKAH
- the ncln gene encoding nicalin-1 isoform X2, whose protein sequence is MFEEASEVFDNMFKSSFPLTFIVFIPAVLILVSPLPAEAAHEFTVYRMQQYDLQGQPYGTRNAILNTEARTVEAEVLSRRCVIMRLVDFSYEEYQKALRQSAGAVVIILPKNMSAVPQDIVQQFMELEPEMLATETIVPVYFAMEDDELLSIYTQTLTSSSSQGSLSAAEVLLHTATANGFQMVTSGAQSKAISDWAITSLEGRLAGVGGEDLPTIVMVAHYDSFGVAPWLSYGADSNGSGVSMLLELARLFSKLYTYKRTHAGYNLLFFVSGGGKFNYQGTKRWLEDNLDHTDSSLLQDNVAFVLCLDTLGNGDSLHLHVSKPPKEGTPQYALLRELEMVVASQYPEVKFSMVHKKINLADDMLAWEHERFGIRRLPAFTLSHLPSHRLAQRSSIMDVRSVSPSSRHGAGEPPAGPHVDVKKLSRNTKVVAEALARVIYNLTEKGAPGDLQIFTEQMVQEEQLSAVVDWLTAQPRAAQLVDKDSSVVSTLEYHLGHYLKDVKRHYVKADKRDPEFVFYDQLKQTMNAYRVKPAIFDLLLAVCIAAYLGMMYLAIQNFGVLYSVVRRITQPKTKAH
- the ncln gene encoding nicalin-1 isoform X4, which gives rise to MFEEASEVFDNMFKSSFPLTFIVFIPAVLILVSPLPAEAAHEFTVYRMQQYDLQGQPYGTRNAILNTEARTVEAEVLSRRCVIMRLVDFSYEEYQKALRQSAGAVVIILPKNMSAVPQDIVQQFMELEPEMLATETIVPVYFAMEDDELLSIYTQTLTSSSSQGSLSAAEVLLHTATANGFQMVTSGAQSKAISDWAITSLEGRLAGVGGEDLPTIVMVAHYDSFGVAPWLSYGADSNGSGVSMLLELARLFSKLYTYKRTHAGYNLLFFVSGGGKFNYQGTKRWLEDNLDHTDSSLLQDNVAFVLCLDTLGNGDSLHLHVSKPPKEGTPQYALLRELEMVVASQYPEVKFSMVHKKINLADDMLAWEHERFGIRRLPAFTLSHLPSHRLAQRSSIMDVRPHVDVKKLSRNTKVVAEALARVIYNLTEKGAPGDLQIFTEQMVQEEQLSAVVDWLTAQPRAAQLVDKDSSVVSTLEYHLGHYLKDVKRHYVKADKRDPEFVFYDQLKQTMNAYRVKPAIFDLLLAVCIAAYLGMMYLAIQNFGVLYSVVRRITQPKTKAH